The following proteins come from a genomic window of Mariniflexile sp. TRM1-10:
- a CDS encoding N-acetyltransferase, with protein sequence MIDVADLVDNDFLRQYELKIDNHLAKIEYSLQERKIFLTKLIIPEEINNETFSEEFLTAVFEQIEERNLSVVPTSPEIAKFVRSNRKYKRMLPVGVRI encoded by the coding sequence ATGATTGATGTTGCAGATTTAGTTGATAATGATTTTTTACGCCAATACGAACTAAAAATCGACAACCATTTAGCTAAAATTGAATACTCCCTACAAGAACGAAAGATTTTTTTAACAAAACTTATTATTCCTGAAGAAATTAACAATGAAACCTTTAGCGAAGAGTTTTTGACTGCTGTTTTTGAACAAATTGAAGAACGCAACTTAAGCGTTGTTCCCACCAGTCCTGAAATCGCTAAGTTTGTAAGAAGCAACCGAAAATACAAACGTATGCTTCCTGTGGGAGTTAGGATATAG